From one Rhodamnia argentea isolate NSW1041297 chromosome 1, ASM2092103v1, whole genome shotgun sequence genomic stretch:
- the LOC115754593 gene encoding nudix hydrolase 2-like: MFALRLRNIRPFNPLLLAHQISVPRPAVQGHFFSALTPCKRKDLVGFTPRVPFAIRYTSMSASSAQRPGMAENDDGGIEQIQLLDGSQDSYGGVIVEMKEHMDADVFAPLLRASISSWTQQGKTGVWIKLPIEYSHLVDIIVKEGFRYHHAEPNYLMLVRWLPETTDTIPVNASHRVGVGAFVLNGKGEMLVVQEHTGRFQGTGVWKHPTGVVNEGEDICQAVVREVKEETGVDTKFVEILCFRQSHKSFFTKSDLFFLCLLHPESSAIEKQNVEIEAARWMPIEEYAAQPFIVGNKQFSFMAKICLAKAHHGYPGFAALATTTGRGKRTYVYCNNPEIVENSGSSL; this comes from the exons ATGTTTGCGCTGAGGCTCAGAAACATCAGGCCTTTCAACCCACTCCTCCTCGCGCACCAGATCTCCGTACCAAGACCAGCTGTCCAAGGCCACTTTTTCAGTGCTCTGACTCCTTGCAAGCGAAAGGATTTAGTGG GTTTCACTCCTAGAGTGCCATTTGCCATCAGATACACGTCCATGAGCGCATCATCAGCTCAGAGGCCAGGCATGGCTGAAAATGATGATGGTGGGATCGAGCAGATTCAACTGCTCGATGGGTCTCAGGATTCATATGGAGGAGTCATAGTGGAGATGAAGGAGCATATGGATGCGGATGTCTTTGCCCCTTTGCTCCGAGCTTCAATATCAAGCTGGACACAACAG GGGAAGACGGGTGTGTGGATCAAATTGCCTATTGAATATTCACATCTTGTTGACATTATAGTGAAG GAAGGATTTAGGTACCATCATGCTGAACCGAATTACTTGATGCTTGTTCGCTGGCTTCCTGAGACCACTGATACTATTCCTGTGAATGCTTCACATAGAGTGGGCGTTGGTGCTTTTGTCTTGAATGGTAAAGGAGAG ATGCTTGTAGTCCAAGAGCATACTGGAAGGTTCCAAGGTACGGGTGTATGGAAACACCCCACTGGAGTTGTGAACGAG GGTGAGGATATATGTCAAGCTGTTGTCAGGGAAGTAAAGGAAGAGACAGGA GTAGACACTAAATTCGTCGAAATCCTCTGTTTCAG GCAAAGCCACAAATCATTCTTCACAAAGTCAGATTTGTTCTTCCTTTGCCTGCTTCATCCAGAATCATCTGCTATTGAGAAACAGAATGTAGAGATCGAGGCAGCCCGG TGGATGCCAATTGAGGAGTATGCCGCACAACCTTTCATTGTCGGAAACAAGCAATTCAGTTTCATGGCCAAGATATGCTTGGCGAAGGCTCATCATGGCTACCCTGGTTTCGCTGCTTTGGCCACGACTACTGGGAGGGGCAAAAGGACTTACGTTTACTGCAATAACCCTGAAATTGTGGAGAACTCCGGAAGTTCTCTTTAA
- the LOC115754588 gene encoding protein ACTIVITY OF BC1 COMPLEX KINASE 7, chloroplastic isoform X1 has protein sequence MAAILASQSCYCRDTEVMNQGRTNNDLSFSSSLSNQIPKLERKVRNVNCGNRVHRFRVIMRQTDSPARLGTNGRAVKMVPASEVMKRNAPNGRNKIETVNGSKQVLNGVSIVKRKPTLSLVKTPKVRGTEQFPPEDELKVLPSDEGFSWANENYSSWQRNIDVWSFVLSLRVRVLLDNATWAYLGGISEDKQKNRRRKTASWLRERVLQLGPTFIKLGQLSSTRSDLFPREFVDELAKLQDRVPAFSPKKAREFIESELGAPVDVIFKEFEDQPIAAASLGQVHRAILHNGEKVVVKVQRPGLKKLFDIDLRNLKLIAEYFQRSETLGGPTRDWIGIYEECSMILFEEIDYINEGKNADKFRRDFRNVKWVRVPLVYWDYTASKVLTLEYVPGVKIDRLNLLDSRGFDRSRISSRAIEAYLIQILKTGFFHADPHPGNLAIDVDEAIIYYDFGMMGEIKSFTRERLLELFYAVYEKDAKKVMHSLIDLGALQPTGDLSSVRRSVKFFLDNLLSQTPDQQQTFAAIGEDLFAIAQDQPFRFPSTFTFVLRAFSTLEGIGYTLDPNFSFAKIAAPYAQELLDIRQRQQTGVQLVQQIRKQADDARTSTVSMPYRVQRIEEILNQLESGDLKLRVRVLESERAAQKATILQMATMYTVFGGTLLNLGVTLTSQGSQIFANGSFIGAGIFFTLLLRSMQRVRRLDKFEKMI, from the exons ATGGCGGCAATACTGGCTTCTCAGAGCTGTTATTGCCGGGACACCGAGGTGATGAATCAAGGAAGAACGAATAATGATTTAAGCTTTTCGAGTTCCCTATCAAATCAAATCCCGAAACTTGAGAGAAAAGTGCGCAATGTGAACTGTGGCAATAGAGTTCATAGGTTTCGGGTGATTATGAGACAGACCGACTCTCCGGCTAGATTGGGTACCAATGGAAGAGCCGTCAAGATGGTGCCCGCGAGCGAGGTAATGAAGAGGAACGCCCCGAATGGGAGAAACAAAATAGAGACAGTGAATGGTTCGAAGCAAGTTCTTAATGGGGTGAGCATAGTAAAGAGGAAACCTACCCTGTCCCTTGTCAAGACTCCAAAAGTTCGAGGCACTGAACAGTTTCCGCCCGAGGATGAGCTCAAGGTTTTGCCGTCAGACGAAGGATTCAGTTGGGCCAATGAAAACTATAGCTCCTGGCAGAGGAACATAGATGTTTGGTCCTTTGTTCTATCTCTGCGTGTCCGCGTTTTGCTCGACAATGCAACATGGGCTTATTTGGGAGGCATTTCAGAAGACAAGCAG AAAAACAGGCGACGAAAAACTGCTTCCTGGCTGCGGGAGCGTGTGCTGCAGCTGGGTCCGACCTTCATTAAACTTGGCCAGTTATCTTCGACGAGGTCCGACCTATTTCCACGTGAATTTGTGGATGAGCTTGCCAAGTTGCAG GACAGAGTTCCCGCCTTCTCGCCCAAGAAAGCTAGAGAGTTCATCGAGAGTGAACTGGGAGCTCCAGTTGATGTCATCTTTAAGGAGTTTGAGGATCAACCCATTGCTGCTGCTAGTCTTGGTCAG GTACATCGAGCTATACTTCATAATGGAGAGAAAGTAGTAGTAAAGGTTCAAAGACCAGGCTTGAAGAAGCTTTTCGACATTGATTTGC GCAATTTGAAGCTCATTGCAGAGTACTTTCAGAGAAGTGAAACTCTTGGGGGTCCAACAAGGGACTGGATTGGTATTTATGAAGAATGTTCGAT GATTTTGTTTGAAGAGATAGATTACATCAATGAAGGCAAAAATGCTGATAAATTCCGCCGAGATTTTCGGAATGTTAAGTGGGTCCGAGTGCCT CTGGTTTACTGGGATTATACTGCGTCGAAGGTGTTGACCTTGGAGTATGTACCAG GTGTTAAGATTGATCGGCTAAATCTGCTTGATTCACGTGGTTTTGATCGCTCTCGCATTTCTTCACGTGCTATTGAAGCATATCTGATTCAG ATACTGAAAACTGGTTTCTTTCATGCTGATCCCCACCCTGGAAATCTTGCTATTGACGTGGATGAAGCGATCATCTACTACGATTTTGGAATGATGGGGGAGATCAAATCTTTCACCCGCGAAAGGTTGCTTGAACTTTTCTATGCTGTCTATGAGAAAGATGCAAAAAAG GTTATGCATAGCCTTATTGATCTTGGAGCGCTTCAGCCGACCGGAGACCTGTCATCG GTGAGGAGGTCCGTGAAGTTTTTCTTGGACAACTTGTTAAGCCAGACACCGGATCAACAGCAGACATTCGCTGCAATTGGGGAG GATTTGTTTGCAATAGCCCAAGATCAGCCGTTTAGATTTCCATCTACTTTTACCTTTGTCTTGAGGGCATTTTCTACTCTTGaag GTATTGGCTACACCCTCGACCCCAATTTTTCCTTTGCAAAGATTGCCGCCCCTTATGCTCAG GAGCTTCTGGATATAAGACAGCGACAACAGACTGGCGTGCAACTCGTGCAGCAGATAAGGAAGCAAGCTGATGAT GCCAGAACCTCCACCGTAAGCATGCCTTACAGAGTCCAGCGGATAGAGGAGATTTTGAATCAACTCGAGTCGGGGGATTTAAAACTCAGAGTCCGGGTGCTGGAG TCTGAAAGAGCGGCTCAGAAAGCAACGATACTTCAGATGGCCACCATGTATACAGTCTTTGGAGGAACGCTATTAAACTTAGGAGTTACTCTCACTAGCCAAGGCAGTCAGATTTTCGCGAACGGCTCATTCATTGGAGCAG GAATATTTTTCACATTGTTGTTGAGGTCGATGCAACGGGTGAGGAGGTTGGACAAGTTCGAGAAGATGATATGA
- the LOC115754588 gene encoding protein ACTIVITY OF BC1 COMPLEX KINASE 7, chloroplastic isoform X2 encodes MAAILASQSCYCRDTEVMNQGRTNNDLSFSSSLSNQIPKLERKVRNVNCGNRVHRFRVIMRQTDSPARLGTNGRAVKMVPASEVMKRNAPNGRNKIETVNGSKQVLNGVSIVKRKPTLSLVKTPKVRGTEQFPPEDELKVLPSDEGFSWANENYSSWQRNIDVWSFVLSLRVRVLLDNATWAYLGGISEDKQKNRRRKTASWLRERVLQLGPTFIKLGQLSSTRSDLFPREFVDELAKLQDRVPAFSPKKAREFIESELGAPVDVIFKEFEDQPIAAASLGQVHRAILHNGEKVVVKVQRPGLKKLFDIDLRNLKLIAEYFQRSETLGGPTRDWIGIYEECSMILFEEIDYINEGKNADKFRRDFRNVKWVRVPLVYWDYTASKVLTLEYVPGVKIDRLNLLDSRGFDRSRISSRAIEAYLIQILKTGFFHADPHPGNLAIDVDEAIIYYDFGMMGEIKSFTRERLLELFYAVYEKDAKKVMHSLIDLGALQPTGDLSSVRRSVKFFLDNLLSQTPDQQQTFAAIGEDLFAIAQDQPFRFPSTFTFVLRAFSTLEGIGYTLDPNFSFAKIAAPYAQELLDIRQRQQTGVQLVQQIRKQADDARTSTVSMPYRVQRIEEILNQLESGDLKLRVRVLESERAAQKATILQMATMYTVFGGTLLNLGVTLTSQGSQIFANGSFIGAGEEVGQVREDDMIGEHPKSK; translated from the exons ATGGCGGCAATACTGGCTTCTCAGAGCTGTTATTGCCGGGACACCGAGGTGATGAATCAAGGAAGAACGAATAATGATTTAAGCTTTTCGAGTTCCCTATCAAATCAAATCCCGAAACTTGAGAGAAAAGTGCGCAATGTGAACTGTGGCAATAGAGTTCATAGGTTTCGGGTGATTATGAGACAGACCGACTCTCCGGCTAGATTGGGTACCAATGGAAGAGCCGTCAAGATGGTGCCCGCGAGCGAGGTAATGAAGAGGAACGCCCCGAATGGGAGAAACAAAATAGAGACAGTGAATGGTTCGAAGCAAGTTCTTAATGGGGTGAGCATAGTAAAGAGGAAACCTACCCTGTCCCTTGTCAAGACTCCAAAAGTTCGAGGCACTGAACAGTTTCCGCCCGAGGATGAGCTCAAGGTTTTGCCGTCAGACGAAGGATTCAGTTGGGCCAATGAAAACTATAGCTCCTGGCAGAGGAACATAGATGTTTGGTCCTTTGTTCTATCTCTGCGTGTCCGCGTTTTGCTCGACAATGCAACATGGGCTTATTTGGGAGGCATTTCAGAAGACAAGCAG AAAAACAGGCGACGAAAAACTGCTTCCTGGCTGCGGGAGCGTGTGCTGCAGCTGGGTCCGACCTTCATTAAACTTGGCCAGTTATCTTCGACGAGGTCCGACCTATTTCCACGTGAATTTGTGGATGAGCTTGCCAAGTTGCAG GACAGAGTTCCCGCCTTCTCGCCCAAGAAAGCTAGAGAGTTCATCGAGAGTGAACTGGGAGCTCCAGTTGATGTCATCTTTAAGGAGTTTGAGGATCAACCCATTGCTGCTGCTAGTCTTGGTCAG GTACATCGAGCTATACTTCATAATGGAGAGAAAGTAGTAGTAAAGGTTCAAAGACCAGGCTTGAAGAAGCTTTTCGACATTGATTTGC GCAATTTGAAGCTCATTGCAGAGTACTTTCAGAGAAGTGAAACTCTTGGGGGTCCAACAAGGGACTGGATTGGTATTTATGAAGAATGTTCGAT GATTTTGTTTGAAGAGATAGATTACATCAATGAAGGCAAAAATGCTGATAAATTCCGCCGAGATTTTCGGAATGTTAAGTGGGTCCGAGTGCCT CTGGTTTACTGGGATTATACTGCGTCGAAGGTGTTGACCTTGGAGTATGTACCAG GTGTTAAGATTGATCGGCTAAATCTGCTTGATTCACGTGGTTTTGATCGCTCTCGCATTTCTTCACGTGCTATTGAAGCATATCTGATTCAG ATACTGAAAACTGGTTTCTTTCATGCTGATCCCCACCCTGGAAATCTTGCTATTGACGTGGATGAAGCGATCATCTACTACGATTTTGGAATGATGGGGGAGATCAAATCTTTCACCCGCGAAAGGTTGCTTGAACTTTTCTATGCTGTCTATGAGAAAGATGCAAAAAAG GTTATGCATAGCCTTATTGATCTTGGAGCGCTTCAGCCGACCGGAGACCTGTCATCG GTGAGGAGGTCCGTGAAGTTTTTCTTGGACAACTTGTTAAGCCAGACACCGGATCAACAGCAGACATTCGCTGCAATTGGGGAG GATTTGTTTGCAATAGCCCAAGATCAGCCGTTTAGATTTCCATCTACTTTTACCTTTGTCTTGAGGGCATTTTCTACTCTTGaag GTATTGGCTACACCCTCGACCCCAATTTTTCCTTTGCAAAGATTGCCGCCCCTTATGCTCAG GAGCTTCTGGATATAAGACAGCGACAACAGACTGGCGTGCAACTCGTGCAGCAGATAAGGAAGCAAGCTGATGAT GCCAGAACCTCCACCGTAAGCATGCCTTACAGAGTCCAGCGGATAGAGGAGATTTTGAATCAACTCGAGTCGGGGGATTTAAAACTCAGAGTCCGGGTGCTGGAG TCTGAAAGAGCGGCTCAGAAAGCAACGATACTTCAGATGGCCACCATGTATACAGTCTTTGGAGGAACGCTATTAAACTTAGGAGTTACTCTCACTAGCCAAGGCAGTCAGATTTTCGCGAACGGCTCATTCATTGGAGCAG GTGAGGAGGTTGGACAAGTTCGAGAAGATGATATGATCGGCGAGCACCCGAAATCGAAGTGA